Within Topomyia yanbarensis strain Yona2022 chromosome 2, ASM3024719v1, whole genome shotgun sequence, the genomic segment CAAGCAGTATTATTGGACTAAATTCAGACCGTAAACCCATTTAGTTTCTTGAGCTATGACAGAGAGTTCGGATTGAGAATTGCGGTTAAGTTGTAGCTCATGCGAGTATAAAATTAGTCAAACAATTTGTCGATATAGGGTTTTCAGGATTTTATTCAATGCTAATATCAATAGTACATATGCTTTTCTTGTCGCTATATATTGTATGGTTAGATATAGTCAAAATATGGATTATATTTTTTAGCCTAGAAGTACACACCGCATCTCAATCTAACGGATATGAAAATCTGCAACGAAATTCAATTGAATATCAATCTTGTTATCACTATACTACTTAAGTTGTTCAACTAACCTAAACTAAACAGAACtgttcattaaaaaaataatgtacaCAGTACTTAAATTAcaacaaatcaacaaataacaaaacaaaaataaagaaccGTTCAGCCCTGGTTACAGAATAAGCTCGAAACAAAGACACCTCCTTACATCTTCTCTTCTTCAGAATCTGATTGCTAAAAGGGCAGCGTTGGAGCTCATTAGAAAAATACTAGTATCCACTTCCAATTTATGGTTGACATCTAGACATGCCACTATTTTCAGCCATACATTTTTATTATGTGATAGGGGTAAGCTGGTTACGGCTTAGCATTTTGGGGTCCAATTCATTATGGGAACATTCACAATTGCTTTATGTTTTCAATAGTACGTTTTTACTGATTTGTGATATTTGTTAAGCCAAATTTGTGTGCAATCTATTCTAAACTTGCGTGCCTACATATCGTATCCTCTTGTCACCAGCTAATGTTGTGTATTAAAGGGAATAATTAAGTTCGGTATATACTGTAACGCGGAAGCAAAATGGGCTGTTTGTTTGTACCTTCGAATATCGGTATTggtttgtatatatatatataagctgCATCATTTCTCAAGCATATACTCCGAGAGATTCCTCAAGCGTCTATTCTAGCATCACCTACCACATATCACTGTCTGTCAAAGCATGTGAATAAATAGAATACAAGTGAAAAGTTTCTCCTAACGTACTCGTATGGCCAATGTAAGAGAGTGCTCAATGTAAAGTTTGGTGTACAGATATACATACATATAAGCTTATAAGTAGTGCACCTTCAGCGTTGGTTTAGTTGTACGATTGGCCAGATCTGAAAATTGGACCTGTAATTCAACGATCGATGGCTGATTGTTAACTTCGATTGTTCTGACCAACTGGCGTACCACTCTCACTGATATCACTTACAATTGATGAAACAGAACTTTGCCGCGATTGTATACGAGGTTTGATAGATTTGAGCTGAGTTGTACCGTTGAATTGTACATTCACATCGCCACTGAGCGGATGAATGTCGACTAGGGGCACCAGTGGTTTGCACTCCGCCACCATTGGAGTCGTCGAGGGAGCATGCATTTGTGGACTTATCGGTGTAGCGATTCCACTGTCATCGCTGGTGTTTAGCCTTGCGTTGCGAATATCGACCGCATGTTCAGGACTATTGCATTCATCCAGTTTGTTCAACCGCAGTGTTGCCTTTTGTTGCCGAATTTGCTCGAACGAACTCTGGAAAAATGGTTTCTTTTTAGTAGGAGTTCCAGTGGAACCGTCCTGTTCGTTGCCTTCTTCCAGCACATTCAACGCATGACCTAAGTTGCTGTTGAATGATATTGATTTACCGATTTTGCGGTCTAGGAAAATCGGCGATCGTTTCTTCTGTTGGACGATCTGTTGGTGTTGCAAATCTTGCACTTGCTGAATTATACGACATATATCATTCGGCAATAGATCCTCTGATTTCGATTCCATTGAGTGTTCAATAAACTTGACCAGAGTGTGGACGGTGTTTTCCAGTGTTTGTACTTGCGTTTGCAGTGCTTGGATTTGATTTTGCTGTGTATGGCGAGTCTTCTCCAATTGGGCCAGGCTAGATTGAGCAAACTGGACCTGCGTTTCAAGTTGCTGGTTCTCATCTTTCAATCGATTCAGATTTTCCAAATGGTGGTTCTGTGAACTCATTTCTTCCTTGAGGACATTATATTCGACTTGGTACTCGATCAGCTGCCGAGAGAAATCGGACTTGAACACAGTCCGAAAAACCTTATCCATTACTTCGGCGTCAATTTTCGGAACCACAGTTTTCAAGTAGTTCATAATATCTTCAAAGTTATCCCGTTGTAATAGCTGCTCCTTGTGTACATCCAACAGGGAAATTGCACATCGGAATATCACATCGAACGATTCGAGGAACAGCAGATCGAAGACACGGGCTACAAAGCCTAGAGGAAAGTGGGAGCTAAAAACAGTCAAAATCCATGGAGCTGCATACAAAGTAGGCGATATGTCATGCTGATCGAACCAGTCATACAGTTCAGGTATGTGATCTTTCAATAAACGAGACAGTTGATACAGCTGTAGTTGAAACTGCTTCATGTCTGGCAGATATTTAGCACGCAATTGCCGTTTGAACATCAGATGCTTAAGCATATCAAACGCGTCGGCTTCCTCGAGCTGTCGAAAAAAAGATGTTCCGTTGAGATATGTGGTATGGTTAGTGATAAGGCGAAGTGAACTTACGTGCAGCAGCAAAACAGCGCAAATGAAGCCCAAACCTTGACAATATCCCAGTTCAGGGTCGAGAATAGAGTAAGCCTTTAGCAGGTTGAACAACGATAATTGCCCTACACCAAGGGCATCCTTGTAGAATTTGTGATCTGGAAAGGTGCGACCTGCGCGcaatgaaagatgaaagaaaaCGATCAGAAAAAAACTCTTAGATTAATTTTTGGTGATATATTATGTTTTTTGCAAGGTATGTATATTTTAAATGTAAATCTTATGGGTACAAAAAACCGCATCGCTACCAGAAAATCAAGCAAGCTTTTTTACTTGCTGCCCGATAACCAACAAACAAATGGTATAGTGTCGATGTCCCCCGCTGTTTAGTAAAAATGAATGTGCttcagaagaaaagagaagCCTTGCCGAAACTATTGTGATTGACAAACTGGCATAAAACGTAGTCGAACAGTTACTAAAAGTGGCAGTTAAATACATGGCAGTTAAAATACAGGAAGTCTCCCAaatacaatttcaccatgtgcGCAGTGCAGTTTTGATAACGTTCAATAAGTTAGTTGAGGCAGAAAGCTTTATTAGGCAGAACAACATTCAACATTTCGAAGCATGAGAACGTTAGTATCAAGATACCCGTATATATGAATAATGACTCAGTTGAAGACCGGCTGCACGACCTCGAACCGTGTACCACCGAACATGTCACTAGATGCAACAGATGGCAAAGCCTATTCCTTCTTATGTGGCATCACATGCAAACTTAATGGCACTATCCAGAACCATATAACACAGTGCACCTTCCCCGTTCAGCAAAATTCGTGCAAGTTCTGCAAAAACCGGCAAGAAAAATTCATCAACTGCGATAACGTTCAGCCATCTTGACAGGGAAGGTGAAAACCGAAGAGCATCTGTACATGTTAGGAGCGGTACTGAACATCGTCTGTCCCGAAGCGGACGGTTGAAGAAGAAATGCGGTGTCTCGTCAGCCCTGGTAAGACGACATACCGATTcactaaaataaaaaacaagGTAAAAGGGTCATacacactattaaaaacattacacatcccCCTTACGTTGAAAGTCGAATTTTAAAAAGTTGTGCGACCTTGATATTGATTTGTGAGAGTATCTGGTGCCCCAATTTGACCAGTCAATATCTTTTCAATAACTGTACTGCTCTGCTTTTTGGCTCGTTATGGAGTcgacgacagcgatcgatgtaaGGTGGTAGCCAGGATCTCCATATCGAGTAACCGACGGCGGTGAAGatctaagagcaaaacggaggaatcttgtGTGCACTTCTTTTATTCTATTACTCCTACTGCTTCCAGGGCAGACCGAATGTGAACAATTCAGCGTCTGCAAACAGTATGGAGTCTAGGAGTACACCAAGGACCCTattcgttttcgagcgctcGGTCGAGACACAAGTTTTTTATTGCCAGCCCGTGCAGTGTAGAGTAGTGCTAATCCTCGTTCAAGGTTAGGCTCTCCAGctcgtcgaggtttcagtatttttccatccttttgtatttctgtttctgagtaccgttagccggccaGTGACCAGTGAAGAAGAGTTTTTCTAGTAAGCCTTCTGGGTACTGTTATACACACAGTTAAGTACAGTTATTGTatacgtttccccttcttggtccTCATACTaacgtgcaaaaatgacttcccctgacggcggttcatctcaaggtaagagggacgtcgaaacaaaatcggctccccggctcaaagtatgtccaagctcggccaccgggcccatcgtgatcttcttccggtgTTTGAATCTGCTACAGATTTCTcaagttctgacggatcggtattcggccatgacagaaatatcgaaaattctccctgataagcttcgggtggttgtaaACAGCTTAACTCTGGCAAACGATTGCCGGCTATGGGCCCTTTAccaaggagtacagggtgtatattccagctaacagggttgaagtctGTGACGTCGTTTCCAATTCGAGTCTgagttgcgaggacctgctgaaatatgggactggctgtttctttcaaagaccccatgcttaagccagtgaagatactggagtgcaaatatttgcattcagtatcagtcgcagctgacgggaagaaacgTCAACTCAGGCTCTTATCGGGTGGCCTTTGCCGAttctgctctacccaactacctcctctttgacaaggtttgtctacctgttcgcctctttgtgacGCAGGTTATAAACTGtattaattgcaaacaattgggacacacagtctcccattgtagcaataagccccgttgtgggaaatgcggtgggaatcatgcggatgattcctgtggaagggatgtcgaaaagtgtctctactgtgggggaaacccacatgatctcccgggACGTCTCGCATACAAACAGTGCGAGGAGAATCCTAAGCAATCTTTtccagaaatgcttaagatagctacgccaccggcctttatgaacatctataccaacttgtctactgacgaagacgactgtgatgaaccccaggagggaacatcttctgctgtgcctagaagcaatagaaaaaggaggaacatttcctctctcAAGCTTCGTTGTAAAGACTTGATGGTGTCTCTTCATGCCTCCCCCTAGAAGAACTACACTAGACTAGAACTAGAAACTagtcaaggaagtactggtgcaaagcCAGAggaagtcgctcccggtctcctgagctcagaaaaggagttcccagcacttccaggaacatcaaaaaccgcAAGTGTttccatatctcagccagagaaggAAACCAGCGCTggtttaataaatttctctaacattgtggaccgtattttcACAGCACTAAATATTTCTGACTCTCTTAAAAGCATCTATGAAGTACTctatctgccagatctcaactattggattcccttcgggcccgaagaggatcacccaatgtcccggttcgagatgtactggcaaaCCGCGATCTTCTCTATATGTATAcaccttcctaaaaaccataaatattcagatttaactgcccccattattttcttatcattctcagaagtgctcTCTCCCGCCTTCCGTAACCCCCCCAACGATGGTATGAtgatctctgtcgaatgacccaacaGCACGAGACCTACAGCACAACATCACACGTGCCACACGTGTGTtttgccgatccgcatctgagctgtactacgaaatcgtaTGGAgcaacccctgccggctcgaggaagaccgccAGGCGTCCCAATTCATGATGCACCAGTCTGAATCTGTACCGTTTCCAttgattcccgatgccggaaaTTGGAAGTTAATATCTCCCCCCTCCCCTCCTGACAACTTTGACCACCCTCTATCGCCTTTCTGCAGGACTCCCCCTCCTCATACTTGAATATCTTCCTAAAATTTAAGTGTCCCTTCTcttttagttttagttgatcgaTATATATTATCGTTAAggaatgcccaacagtaccactacttaaaAATAGCCCTAATCAATCCCCCCTAATCTTAATGAAAATTGAATCTTcccctctagttatttctagttttaatatgtctgtaaaatgttccgcttagttaataattaattgttcCAATAAtatcccttctaaaaatcctaAAGTGCATTACTATAGAAAAACACGCACACAAAAAGAACCCCCCTTCCCTTTAATCTTACGAATCTTTTATTATatgaaaacaaaattatatttcAATGTGTagccccctagttttaagaaattcaaaatgtaaaacaaagaaaaaatggcacctttaacctaacgcaaacgtgccttatcaaataaacgaattgaataaaaaaatacaccAAGGACTCTGAGAACTAACACACTCTCCAGTAGTTAAAGactattggattttttctgcgcgtaAAAGAAATTATAGAATACGTCGATACTCTGAGTGCtagcaagttgcgattacatCAAATTATAGAATCAAAATTTATGAGATGcaatccttttttattttttattagtgtAGGTAACACaacccataatcgcaagtcagcaCCATGTTTTATGGAATATCTAGATAGGattgacttgcgattataggcagtaaaTAAGAGAAAAATACTCTAAGATCATTTCTGAATCTACTCACCCAAATCAATAAAGATAGCATGCTGGTGCTCGGtcagattcttcagcaaaacTTGATAGGGCGTGTTGAAATTTGGGAAATCCTTAGTGTCTACCGGAGCCGTATTGTACGAATGCTGGAAGGCAAGGAATTTCCAAATCTCACCCCGTTTAGCTCTTGGTACTCCATTTTTAATTGCCTGATATAGCACTTTAGGGTCTTTCTTGCTGCGTACTTCCTCCGTCGAGGACGCATccagaaaaatgtcccacatctCTACCGCATGTTTATCACACGTAGTAATCTCATCATATTCCaatttgatgcgtttgatttcATTGGTTTTGATTGCGTTTTGTCGGGCTTGTAGCCGAGCATTTTCCTTCTCCATGCGGTTGAGGATGATAGTTTGCTTAATTGCAACACGCCATAATTCACGTAATTCTTCGCGGTTCCGCTGTCTGGTGCTTACGTGAGGTGCTCGTAACGGTGACATGTACTCATCGCCAtttaccttcatatttttggaCGGCGTGACGACACGGTGCAACATTGCTTGGCGCCAGGAACCTGCGTGGCTAGAATTTTCCCGGGGACTATTGCCTACTTTTATGAagctgaaaataaattttacaattttatcacaTATCTTACTTCTGGGCACTAACGATTGATACATACATATCCATCATTGGGGACTTCAGCTGTGGTATCGGTTGTGGAATTCCAAAATCAGAATTCTTCCTGCTAAGAGAAGGACTCGATCCGATAGTTGATGCCCGTACTCTGGTTTGGGGCTCCAAATCTCCCTTCAAGTCTCCATAGGAATTTGAATCTTTGATCGATGTGGTGGGCCCATTGAAGTCATCTTTGCTCGTGCGTCGTTTCAACAAGTGATCGAAAGAACTAGTTAACGATCGTTTTGCCTTCATAAAAATTCCACTGCCGCCCAAGTATTGATTCAAAAATTCTGTCCTGTTTTCAGCCGTGTCATGGACGTGTCTTTGTTGTTTTGACTCGCAGTGAGCCCTTAATAACATCATAAGAAATTGATTCTGCTCTCCAATACTATGACCAGCAGCTTCCTCCGCACCGTGATATTTCTCCATCAGCATCCGTTGTTCTTCTTCAGTCAAAGTTGTGTCAATTCGTTTGAAAATCATATATTGTGTCTTTTTATCGCTCAAGCCTTCAATATCCGAGCACAGTTTATGGTACCATAGCATGGGACAATGCTCGCAGGAGTATATCTGGGCGGACGCTTTGTCCTTCTGCTTCTGCTCCGAACAAACGAGGAATGCTTGCGAGATAGCGATGATGATCTCATCGGCAACGTTTTCCGACTGGCACTTGAACACGTACCCTATGTAGCCGTCGTTGTTCATATCACGGCAGATGATGCCAAAGTGATCGGCATTCTTCTGCCCCTGGGCACAGCTGGCAACATCACGGAACTCCTTGTGAAGCAGGACCTGTTTGCGATCGGGACTGATCAGTCGCAAATCGGATTGCCCTATCAGGAATACCATGGTGCGGTTTTGCTCTACGATCGGAATAGAACCAATCGAGGCCGATCGATCACGTTGCACAGGAACGCTAAAGTGCGGCGAAGGAATAGGAGATTAGTTCgagttgagtactaaatataacaatttgaataatgCTTTTATTTACATCACGAATTTCAGCGGGTGAATGAGAAATATCGTTCAAAATGTGTAATGCATGCAGTTTGTATAAAATCAGttcaataataataaataatgaaCAGGAATCAACATGACTCCATCAAAAGTTATAATCAGTGGAAAAGCATTATTACTAAATTCAGATTAGCGCAGAATAATGATGGAACAAGCTTTTTGGCGTGCAGATAGTTTGCtcttcattaaattaattttcatGTAAGAGTTAAACTGGTATTGACAGAATgaatttattcgttttgttgttAATTTATAGTAGCGATGATGTTTGGATGAATGGTGCATTTGTAGGTGATGCAAAACAAACGTTTTGATTAATTTATTCTAAGTTTTAAAAATATCAGCAGCAACATCACAAATGAGGGATTAAGCATAATTTCTATATTAGAATAAGTGAAGCTTGTTTGTTTTATGTTCCACTTTTTGTAGGAGTCCGATTTAGTGTAAATAAGAAAATCATCACAACTATACTAAAAAAGCAGCTATCATTCATTCCATAAAAAATCATTCGGGAGGTCGGAGCTCGCGCGTTTTGAATTTCGAAATTCGACAGCTGATTACATGCAAGAAAGCATTTTGATctaagcaaaattgaaacttgcAAAGCTATTCGCATTACGAAACTGCATTAAAAAGTAACTTATAACTCACTCCCCATCGGCAAATTCTTTCGAATTGTTTAATGTTTCTTGTTGAGGGTTAGATTTATGCACGTCGCTGATCTTCATGTTTTCGATGGCTCTATCGTTAATCCCTGTGCTCGAATCTTCCTTAGTTGAGTTACAACTGTCCAAGAAAAACGAATTGCTTTAATAAATCGCTATAATCATCTGTGTTCAAGGAAGGATTAGTTTGGAAAATTCATAGGCAGTGTACAATGACACTAAAATGGGGTTACTGTATCCTAATTTTTCTTAGCCCCTCTATTCATCCTACTCCACACTAGTAAGAGTAATGTCTGCTATCGCTATTCTATCCTAGATATTGCATTATGTCAAATGATAGGATGACAAGGGACCCGTTATAttcggaatcaggaatcagaatatattggctcaaatggcacgttccccgtacatagtcgggggtttatgccttgccgtgtgttttcatcatttcctgagcggaaggaaaggacaaggaggtgtggggaagtagaattggaagggtgggaaaaataacagcacaaaacaaaaataaacaacaggtaagttaaactcacaagtagttcaacttgcctgcgaataagcctaaagctctttaccacattggataagaaactttagtatgtctctgagttttagtcgaccaaacatggtttcgtctatataaggacggctgaagactcgaaattgcaattgcgctaccgctggacagttgcatatcagatgatatgaggttccgtagtcggattcacaaagatcacatggaaaagactcagcgcgctgaatagttgccatgtgataatcgagtttgcagtggccggttaaagccctggtcagcatgccgcagtggagcttcgaaaaatgtaaaagatttttcaaaaccactgggcatggttgttctagaaacgcctttgtttggcgacacgtttgtagatttctccaataattgaggtgctcggacgaagcccaggaccgtattttttctcttatccaacaattggcagcgcgggcttaggaccaacgaagtcaatcgctgaacctgccctggccaattcgtcagcccattcatttccagtaataccggaatgtccgggcacccagacaaggtagatagtgttgacaatgcttagttcttcgatttgggttcggcacgcgatcactagcttgaaccgggatttgtctgagctaagggccttgattgcagcctgactatcggagcagaagtttataactctgccggacaaactcagttgaagggccgattgcatcccgcacataatcgcaaagatttctgcttggaatacagtacagtatctacctagtgagtgagattgttccaatctcatttcacgacagtagacaccagcaccagcacgtccctccatcagagaaccgtcagtgtaacaaaccacttgcgtttgttgttgtctttccataaagccagacaaccactcctctcgagagggaatcttcacatggaatgtcctgtaaggaaaactacaagtgagtgtaatatcgctggaagcaagaatatcttcaccccatgtaaccatttgtgaccacaatcgtgtatgactggtagcaagatcaacatgattactgttccaaagcccagtaacctgcagtctgtatgcacatgatagtgcttcctgttttaagtgtatgtgtaatggtttgatatttagaagtgcctcaagagcagcagtcggagtcgtggtgaaagcaccagtcaacgccatgagcgccattctttgcagatggtttagcttcgACTGGattgtcaccacctctcccctctgccaccacacaaggcatccgtatgacagtattggacgtacaattgtcgtgtaaatccaatagatgtatttaggtttgagaccccaggtctttccaaaagttcgtctgcgctgcccgaaggccatgcacgctttcttgactctgaactcaatgtgagcagaccaattcaattTGGAATCCAacatgactccaacgtatttgacttgatctgcacacagtagctcagaatcaaagaactgcaagggacgaaccccggttgttattcgcttcttcgtgaaaagaaccattgaagttttgtttgggttaactgatagtttaacctgtcgacaccactgttcgacagctcttaatgtctgttgcattaagtcaaagattgttccgatgcaaaatccagtaattagtatttggtaatcgtcagcaaacccgtaggttggaaatccaagctcattgagtttcttcaacaagccgtcagctactaagttccataacaaaggtgatagAACGCCGcgctgaggacaaccgcaaatactcaacttccgtatctcagcctgtcgcagtgacgaggaaagtatgcggttactaagcattgcgtttatccaacctgagatacatgcaggtatcccatgaccgcgcgtcgcttccagaatagactggaaggacacattgtcaaaagcaccctcaatatctaggaatacacccaagctagattgcttgagcgagaaggctttctcaatgttgtaaacaacatcgtgaagcagagttatcgtggatttcccacatgttgcattttgtgccgtggatattcaactaaactaacgttcctgatgtgatgatcgattagccattccaaagctttcagaagaaaggaacttaagctgataggcctaaaactcttggcttcttcatagcttgagcgccccccctttgggaataaatctaacagttatttctcgccatgctttcgggatatacccggtagcaagactggaaagcaaaatctttttcaagacatgtttaagaatatcaaatcccttttgcagtagcacgggaagtattccatctttgccgggtgatttgtatggtgcaaagctgtcaactgcccacttgaccgattcagtggaaaccaatgcactatggtcccaaagctgtatttaggaagacaaaactgtttgcgccaaaaccccttaaaatcactatttctcatttgtcacttcatacattgatttatcgtaaatagtttgtttgcagcacttttagaactggcgaatatttttgctgaagtaacaaagttattatcttgtctatttgaaaagttatgaacgatttctgttgaaaaatacaccattttcaaaaattaattatttattttacagaaataacgctcccgcagttttttcaccaaaaactacaaaagttccgatctttcaaatgacattaaaagattgaaaatccatttgcaatgttggaaga encodes:
- the LOC131683682 gene encoding TBC1 domain family member 1 isoform X2; this translates as MKTRLTALTWRGSASVDPRFSASMLPWSIADIRNHENYVTLSVGVENGHIEAYNTDFELQFVHQLKYILGFCRVIVKQEKVKKNSDFLIPKSNSTRVMPITIGNDNVAEIYGPEYGLVYLLKTPQDPLLHIHLYECERYEQMAELMQQMRDPASIGGGSVGSIPQSIVSSSANSNDIHRALRGQGIHSTPASNLKLSEQMRHAQHDSSPTLAYGQNGSNVTGSAHPAQGRLSASKSYSGGLNHSSSGGNIQNSASVSSSLSSLPDISANNSQFFEVLYVGKIKVSHKRVPFTFIDDALPKFKAYDAQKLKQQLDTARKNPNGESSDTDVEASSNPTAPSTLTVPAQVLNRISESGEIAGSDSATQSTIITENKENTQPTAQAYHESEVFRGRRVSHNDIPVKKVVPVQRDRSASIGSIPIVEQNRTMVFLIGQSDLRLISPDRKQVLLHKEFRDVASCAQGQKNADHFGIICRDMNNDGYIGYVFKCQSENVADEIIIAISQAFLVCSEQKQKDKASAQIYSCEHCPMLWYHKLCSDIEGLSDKKTQYMIFKRIDTTLTEEEQRMLMEKYHGAEEAAGHSIGEQNQFLMMLLRAHCESKQQRHVHDTAENRTEFLNQYLGGSGIFMKAKRSLTSSFDHLLKRRTSKDDFNGPTTSIKDSNSYGDLKGDLEPQTRVRASTIGSSPSLSRKNSDFGIPQPIPQLKSPMMDIFIKVGNSPRENSSHAGSWRQAMLHRVVTPSKNMKVNGDEYMSPLRAPHVSTRQRNREELRELWRVAIKQTIILNRMEKENARLQARQNAIKTNEIKRIKLEYDEITTCDKHAVEMWDIFLDASSTEEVRSKKDPKVLYQAIKNGVPRAKRGEIWKFLAFQHSYNTAPVDTKDFPNFNTPYQVLLKNLTEHQHAIFIDLGRTFPDHKFYKDALGVGQLSLFNLLKAYSILDPELGYCQGLGFICAVLLLHLEEADAFDMLKHLMFKRQLRAKYLPDMKQFQLQLYQLSRLLKDHIPELYDWFDQHDISPTLYAAPWILTVFSSHFPLGFVARVFDLLFLESFDVIFRCAISLLDVHKEQLLQRDNFEDIMNYLKTVVPKIDAEVMDKVFRTVFKSDFSRQLIEYQVEYNVLKEEMSSQNHHLENLNRLKDENQQLETQVQFAQSSLAQLEKTRHTQQNQIQALQTQVQTLENTVHTLVKFIEHSMESKSEDLLPNDICRIIQQVQDLQHQQIVQQKKRSPIFLDRKIGKSISFNSNLGHALNVLEEGNEQDGSTGTPTKKKPFFQSSFEQIRQQKATLRLNKLDECNSPEHAVDIRNARLNTSDDSGIATPISPQMHAPSTTPMVAECKPLVPLVDIHPLSGDVNVQFNGTTQLKSIKPRIQSRQSSVSSIVSDISESGTPVGQNNRS